In Mugil cephalus isolate CIBA_MC_2020 chromosome 11, CIBA_Mcephalus_1.1, whole genome shotgun sequence, the genomic window TGCACCGGCGCATCTCTGCCGCACTTAGAAAAGTGCATGCGCGCGCATTTATTCACAACTGTAATTGCACAGACATTGACTGGAACAAGTGTGGAGGTAGGGGAGCTGTGAAAGACTGGCTTCCTGCAGCTTTCAGCCAAACCATATTCAATTAGCGGCCCAAGAGGCATCACTCGGATGACCCTGTTGAACTGCTGAACGTACACTGGGCTGGGAGAGGATAATTAGGGTGTGAGGAGGAGTGAGAGACAGGTGCCCTGCTGGCCCTGCGCTGCCAACAGCAGAGAGGAGCCTTATTTCATAGTGCAGCTACCTAACCCTCCTTAGGCCTCACCTGTGAGGCAGACGTGGGAGGCAGCTTAAACATGAGCCCATGAGCTGTGTCAGCCGTGGAGCACCTTAGAGGTCGGCAGAGAGacagcagaacagagagagaagctgGTGTTCACTCAGCGGCCGGCAAGGATCGAAGGATAAATAGCCAGGAAAGGCCTCAGCTTTGCTGGCTTGTGAGGAATTCTTCATCGAACAATGAGCTAACCCCCCATTGTCTGTTCACTTGCTCCTCTCCACAGGTGTGGACCTTTGGGGACATGACTCTGTCCTCCGGCTCCTCCGGTCATTACTCAGTGCAGACTGTGACCAGTGACCACGAAGTCCTGTCGTCTCTGGTGCTGTCTGAGACTCTGGCTCAGGATTTCCAGCTGCGCTACAACTGCACCGCGTGGAACCGCTTCGGCACCGGCACCGCCCTGGTCACTCTGAAGGAGCAAGGTACACGCCGACAGCATATTCCCCAGCAGAGCCCTATGCAGAAGTTTAAGTGTCTCGCTCAATACTTGCCGTGAAGCAGGCTAGATTAGGTAAAAGCAGTGCCCCCTGTCTTGTGCTTATCTTAATTATGCACTTCTAATCGATATGATTTAATCAGCAGATGGCTTCTTTAATGAATATGTTTGCCCCATAATATAGGTATTGATTGGGGGCAAAAGTCAATTAGAGGAATCCACATGTGTTTGCAGTGGGGATCATATTCTCTATCACTGCCTCAGAGAAAACGCTCAGCGTCTCAGGCTCCTTCCCCCTTAAGTGGTCTTAAAAAATCAGACAGTCGTACCACTGCACTGATGCTGGTGGAAACCTTTGTTGCAACAGACACCAAAAGTAAGGTCCTCGCCTGTAATTTACATCAACGTAGCAGAGCGGGGTCTCCAGAGGAACGGGCAGCGGTATCTCCTGGAATCTCTAATTAGATTACTGTCTATTGCTTCATTGCATGTCAGGCCTTGTTACCCTTCTTTCGGAGAGATTAGAGACAATAGCCGGGCTGTGAGATGCCGACTGCCCGCGTGAGCATATGCTACAGTAGCCGCGCGAAGAGCGGGGCTTACTGCAGATGAATTCATATTCACTAGCGTGTTTCTGGGATTAGCGagacaaatgaatggatttctttcttttcttatgttTGCTCTGATCTACACTGTCTTGACACTGACACTTGTGCTCTGCTATCTCTTATTTCATCCCTTTCCTTCTCATAACAACCacttccccctcctcccgcccTCTTCGCCTCGCTTTCCTTCAACAGAAGCCCTGCCTATGCTGATAATCGTTGGCGGAGCAGTAGGTGGAGGCTGTGTCCTGCTCATCTGTGTCATCACGCTGGTCTCCCTCTGCTGCAGGCACACAGGCAAAGGTGAGCTCAACGGTTAGTATGGGCAAGAGGGTCAACAGCCATTTctttcaataaaatattaacgGCGTCTCTGAGCTGAAATCGAACAGCTTGCGTTAAATTTATTTTGCATGTCTAGcctttaaaattttttttgatGGAAAACTGGATGCGCTAATCCGCCTGGTAATCACAGTCTTTCATCCTCCCACAGGTAAAAGGTGCACTCGTCTTTCCAAGAGCGACATCCGGGTTCAGATTGTTCACAGTGATCACAATGCCACGCGCAGCAATGACGACGAGGAGGACGTGAAAGAACCTATGGTAGGTTTTATTTACGGGAGGAAATCACATTAACACTGAAGCATAATGCTCCGTTTCTCTTTTGAACTTGTACAAGCGAGGTCTTGTTCATCCTAGTAACTCTTCAGAAATGCTCGGTCTTCCCTCAGGCACCGAACAGCAGTGAGTCTCCCGGGACGTCTCGCACAGAACACAGCGACCtcctggaagaggaggaggacgaaagATCAGACATCAAGGTAAAACTGAAAACCATTACTGGAAGGAACGCTCTCAAAATAGAAAGGACGTGTTTTTAACCCTTTTGCACATAATACTGAACTAATGTTGAGCTGATGATTTCTATTTCTCTGTTTCTCGCGTAGGATCCTACCAACGGATACTACAATGTCCGTGGCCACGACGATCGGCACATCCGCAGCAGTGGATTCTCTGAGTACGTGCCCAACACTCGGCCAGTCTACACTCCGTCGCAGCTGCCCTCTCCCAGCCCCGTATACGGTCAGCATGGCACCCAGCCCCGTGTCTATGACTTCTCCCACCGATACGCCACCACCACAGCTGGCAGGACCTCGTACGAACAGCAGCAAGCTGCCCAGCAGCAGCCTGGCCAACCAGCCAGCATTTACCCCACTGATCCCCTCTACAGCGGCTCTGCTTACCTACCTGCTACCTACGGCCGTGCCTTCACCAGCTACGTAAAGCCCGCTTCCTATGAGAAGGTGGATGCGTATGACCAATCAGATCAGGCCAGCAAGGTGTCCAGCTCGTCTCGCTTTTCTTACGCCTCCTCACAAGTGTCCTCCCAGCAGTCTGACTACGGCCGGCCCTCACAACGTATGCAGACTCATGTCTGAAtggacaaaaggaaaaaaggagagagtACAGGAGCAGGGGATAGATAACCATTGTCACGTCCACATAAACGTGTGGCTGGACTAACGaacagagacttttttttttactaagacAATCCTTCAAGGATTTGTCTGGACAGTGTTTGGAGGGAGTCGTGCTTTAGGTTACGGGAAAACCAACCTGTGATGTATGGATCTACATTAACGCGGACTGTAAAGCTCCTGAGTTGGACAATTCAGAAGATTGTGACGTTCAAGTCAAACATATGATGGACATTACAGTGTGATACCTCGCTGTCTCCACATGACGACCACCCAAACCTgtggagatttttttctgtgagttCGAGGGCCAACTAGAATACAAATGAAATGCATCTCCTGATTTTGGGTGGCCAAAAACCGACTGGGGTAGTTGTTTACCTGCATTCCAGAGTTTACTTTCTGTCAATGCTAAATGTCAAACCTGACCTCTAAAATACCTTGAGAGAAGATATTACAAACCTCTAATAAGACATATTTgcggaggagggaaaaaaaaaaatctgatgaacAACCTTTTGTTGTCTGTCATTTGATGTTTTGTTGGCATGCGAAAGGAATCCTAAGCACATTTGTGTCTCTATCATCAACAAAAGACTGAGCTATCCACAGAGACAGACATAAAGTTCTCTGCACAACAGGCTTGCTGTACTGACCAACAAGTGCTACAGGCACTGTACTGTCTGAAGAGTCTATAATCAAAAGGTGGACTACTTCTATCCTGAGCTGTATTCCAGGAGCTTCTTCTGATAATAACTGTAACATGTTGGACATAGCGGTGTTGCCTACCAGTGGATAGAAGAAGGCGATGTGGTGGAGAGAATGTGTATTTTAGCCTTCGTTTTAATGGAAGACTCCATCTTTAACTGTATGTTATACCAACACAAGGTAAGGCCATGAAAAACCCAAAGATGGTAATTCTTGTATAGGGGGTAAACGGTGGGGCTGAAACTGGTGTCCTACCCTggtgttgttttctgctgtgcTGTCTGATCGTAAAATGAAGAGTAGGATATGACCAGAACAATCAAAAGTGGTggtttgaggaaaaaaaaaagaaggaaaaaaaaggtggcaaTCTTGAACTTAACTTGAATGCAGCGTCAACTTCAGCAGGCTCAGGTGGGCTAAGGCGTGTAAGGCGGTCTTAATGTggaccacaaccacaacacacagacacacacacacactaaagtttTACAACTCAATCAAATTGTCTCAATATGTTTACAAGAAACAGTACTACCCTGAAACACTAAGTATCTGTACAAATGGCTGAGCCCATACTTTCTCTCTGTTGCATGCAAATGATGTGTCTAGTGAAAATCTTCAGCGTTTATATTCATGTCCATTTCATGTTCGAGGCATTGGTTTCTGCACCTGACCCAGCTGCATTCCACTTCCTGGATGTTTCAGTATGGACGCCTGTACTGCCATTTGTCTACGAAGCTGTTACCAGGCAGCCTAATGAGAGAACAAATGTCACTTAAAAGTGAGGAGGCAAACATCATCgcttgtctttatttttatattttatataagcCTTAAAGTACAGCGTGTAAGCTGCTCTAATGTAAAGTATctttatatacatatgtatcTATCTCAGTTTATTTGGATCCACAGATTTTCTTGTCTACGTTCATCAATCATTGAATGCAGTtactatgctttttttttttttggaacacaACTAATTGccatttgtttgttcattctttTAATAATGTATTAAGAATTTTATTTGCTAAAAATGAGCTATTGTTGCTTGTACCTTTgtacacatatttatatttaaataaaaccatttcCGATAAAGGAGCGTCTCGCCTAAGTCTTGGGGGCTGTTCGGGCCGTGGAGTAGCGTCGCTGGGCGTGGAGAACGGTGACAAAGCTTCCCATGTAGCAAACGTGATGAATACATAAATTAGCAGCACCGTCTATGTTGATTTTCCTATTCCCCCAGTGGTGTGCCGCTTTAAATGAAGACAGATGAGATGGCGGAACCCCGCTGTATGTGTATGCACCTCCTGAAGCCAGCGCGCCCGCCTCGTCGGGGAACGGGAAAGAGATGTGACAAAGCTGGGTACGATTTGACGATGCGAGTTTGTCTAGTCACCTCTGTTCCCCAGGTAGGCACGCTGCTCACGACAGGGAGGAGAACTACATGTTCATTACAATTCTGCTGTGAGAAGGCACAAGGTCCCCCAAGACATAAATTTATTATGCACAACATAATACAAACCAAGTTCCTGTCAAAGACAAATGATACAGGTAATGCAATTAGGTACTGTGGAATCAGATAAAAGATGTTTATTATCAGGACTctcatataaaaaaacacaaacaaggtATACACAGGGTATAAAGTAATCCAGATCAGTGTACAAAGATGTGGCATCACCccattttctggaaaaaaaaaaaaaacgcatttaCATACTTTAAAAGTCTCTATAGAAGCGAGCTGAGTGATACTTTCAATTATAATTTCTCCCctttaataaataatacttATGCAAATCTTTGGAGTTCTTCTCCTTGATGGAGCGGTTCCATTAAGAGTCAGACGAAagggaataaaataaaccagtaaTATATGTTGTTTAAGCTGCAGTTGATTAAGCTGGTAATGACCGAAAAGAGATGAGACTCTAACGGGGACAAGAATGGATTGCACTGCTTTGGCAACTAGTGAAAACCTCCACGATTTATTTTTGAGTCTCGGGGGGTGCGGGACTTCAATCATCCTGAGCTTAACTAGAGACCTGTGCAAAGCCAGCTGGACCTAATCCTCATCCTCCACTATCCCTTTTCAGTGTAAGACTGTGGCAAGGGCACGAGGCATCTGtgaatataaaatagaaatactgaTCTAGCGTGCCTGTTCAAGATCAACAACAACTTAGGAATCACTCCAGTCTCAGTCTTCAAGGACCATGCTGGTGGTTTTTGCCGGCTTCAGTGCATCGACTGCAGATCTGGTACTCTGGTCACGCCTGGACATTTTCCAAAGCAAATCATAGGCTTTTACACTAATTAATGCATTTTCTACCTTCGAGGCCACGTCGggtttccattcattttagtGTAATATGAAAATGCCCCCACACAGATTTTATTTgcgagtttctttttttcagtttgcattTGTGAAACTTCCGTTATGATGTAAAACCCCGAACTTATACCCATGCACTGCACGAGGCCACAGGCAACGTTCAACATTCACTGCTGCAAGATGGAAAAGACATCTCGCCCGGTCAGACATATATAAAACACGAagacttaaaaatataaattattttccaGGGAATGACGCTGTACACAGAACCACACTTTAAAAGATGCATAAAAGTGTCCGCATTCTGAATCCTTAGTAAAAAGCTACACTGGACAATTGGTGGAAAGATTAATAGTTCCCAAACTACACATATTTTTGCATCTTAGTCACCAGTGACACATGTCATGGTAAAACTCACTGATAATGCTTTAGAAGGCCTTTAAAAACTATACagaatgtcagtgtttattcttAGTGTGAATAGGAGGAGCTCATTTGGGAGTTAGCAACCAAAAGTGCTTTAAGTCATCCATGTGAGCCACGCAACAGGATCCCCAGCCCACAGCTGAATGGATAAATCTTTGAGAATCAGACTAAAGTGTTCCGTCTCCATTATTCTTAGCACTACGATGTTCTCTGGTCtgcatccctccctcctcctcctcctcctcctccttctcctcctccttctcctcctcctcctcctcctcctcctcctcctcttcctcttctcttcctcctcctcctcctcctcctcctcctcctcctcctcctcacatcatcatcaaataTTTGTCTTGCTCTTGATCCACTCTCTCAGCTTGGTGACGCGCGAGTAGACACCGGGCTTGTTCCGACGAGCACAGCCCTCGCCCCAGCTCACGATGCCGGCCTGGAACCACTTCCCACTCTCCTCGAAACACACCAGGGGGCCCCCGGAGTCTCCCTGGCGAGCAGGGTTGGGGGAGAATGGTTATTAGATTGCTTTTGGATGTGAGAGCACGATAATTATATTGGTGTGAAAACCTATCTATACACGTCCGTTGTCCTTTTGTTCTCCGCTGGAGAAAGCGGCGCACAATCTCACCTGGCATGCGTCAACTCCTCCAGCCAAGAATCCGCTGCAGAGCATCCTGGACGTGACCTGGCCCTCCGTGACCACGTTACACACGGTGTCATTGATGATTTTCACCGACGCCTTCTGCAGCACCTGCGCCTTTTGACCTGCCGCAACGGGACAAAGTGGTCAGCGCAAAGGGGCCACCtgacctgtgtgtttgtcactaACATCAAGGGCGTTAATGTGCTGGATTAGCGTTAGCTAATGAAGGTATAAGAGGCTTCCCAGGAGATCTGGAGTCTGTGTTGATATATGGATATGGAAGGGAGCTTAATTGAATAGAACAGATTGGGAAAAGATGAGAGGAAAAGGTAGGCAGGATGAAGCGGAAGAGAAGTATGTCATGATgggatggataaaaaaaaaatgggaggaACATTAAAGGGAAGGAAGAAGGCAAGATGAAATGAGGGAAGGGATAATGGAAAAAATGAAGGACGGAGATGAAtgggagaaagggggaggagCGGGATGTCTTAATTTGGATGCGAGCTAGATACGCAAATAGGAAAAACACAATGGAAGAGTGGGTCATGTATcactgaaaaatgaaagtactcaaagtaataataaaaatgatcacTCACAGTaagatgcaaacaaaacaaacaaacaacaacaacaaaaaactagcAGGCTACAATCTACGCAGAATTCGTGCACAATACCTCCTTCTCGGAGCGCACCCCAGCCTGTGACCCAGCAGGCCATGCCTGCAGGGAAGACGTGGGAGGGAGCGGGTAGGCAGATGGGCTGGATGGTGTTGGTGAACTCCAGTGGCTCTTCAAGCTCCAGCAGAGCAATGTCATAGTCAAAGGTCATCCTGTTGTAATCCTCATGGGAGATGATCCTCTTTATATTGCGTCGCTGTACGCCCTCCTGCTTGTATTGGTCCTGCATACCACTGTAAGTGATCCAGTTGGATGAAATGTGGTTCCTGTGGTAGAACAGAAGCACGCATGCTGAACACAGAAGGCCTGCGTCATGTACCTCATTTAAGTGCAAACTCACTGACAACTGTGAGTGATGCATAGTAACTGGATAGTAACGTTAAGAGCAACTATGAATCTGTGAGAATGAATCCATTCTGATCAATAACAGATTCGGATTAAAGAGCATGGTTAGAGCACCACCTACAGGGCACTCTGATGACTACAGCTTGTTGCTGCATAAGAGACACATTAACCCCCACCTCCGGCGCATTTGTTTTCCCCTAATTGTGACATCAAGTGCATATTACAGACAGAGTATGTACGATTAATACATAATAAAAGAGGAATCTGTTAGACAGAATGTCCTGATCTGTACATGCGTGCAAGTACTTTGTATTTGTGACTCACTGTGGGTCGCTAGTGACAAAGCAGTGGGAAGCTGAGAGGAGCCACCGGTCAGAGATGATCGAAGCCCCACAAACATGGCCGTACGTCAGGAAGTGAAGGCTGACCTGCCAGGGCCACTCCCCTACCTCAGCGTTCTGTCCTCCTACGATGCGGTTCAGCTTGTAAGGCCTGGTCCCGCAATCtgtaattcaaaaaaaaaaaaaaaggaaaaggtgtTGGAATGCAAAATACTAGGCGAGACAGGTGCGAGACAGTTCATTCAAAGACATGTGAATCCTACTGAGGCTCTTTGGAATAAGGAAGAGTGGCTTATTAGATGGccaaaaaggaagaagaaataatgaGAAGGGGAAGAATtggcagcagaagaagaagaagaagaagaggaagcataAGCAGCAGAAGACGACGAAACacgagaagaagcagaagaagaagaaagacacacCCCGAGGcttaaatggaggaaaaaacaaaaaccacctCAATGACAAGAGCCGCTTTCAaagaacaatgaaataaataaaacagtcaagGCCTGGGGCGCTTTTCTAACAGACATCTCAACGCACCGCTCTGTAATCTGCTTTGAATGACACTGAAGAGATTAGGCCCACTTTGAGCAATTTATAGAAAGGTGAATTTTGAATCGGACCGAAACGTTTCTTACCACAGCTGGACTCATCGGACTTGTCAGAGCAGTCGTCGACGCGGTCACATTCGGCATTCACCTTGTTGACACATTCTTTGTTCCAACACTTGAAGCTGAAGTCGGAGCAGATACCAGGAGCTGCAGTGGAATGGAGACAGGTcccagaatgaaaacacattttaaccagtCAAATACTATGCAATCAGCGAGGCTTCAAAGTGAGGCTTGAATGCACAATGCAGAGTGATTGAGGAGCAGATTGCATTGATTGGGCGTATTGATTGGGGTTGAGGTCTAATATCCCTCtttattcagagaagtgaaAATCAAAAGGAAACGCAAGAGTgccctatgtgtgtgtgtgtctgtgcgtgagTGAAAGGGGAATTGATAAAAGAGTGAAGCAGAGAGtaggaggaaatgaaacaacATTAGAATGAAAAATACTTTATGAATGAAGTCTTCAGTGTGGTATCTTTGTTAAACCTACAGCTACGCTGGGCTAAGGATGAAGGGTAATTATTTAATGGTTTAATGGTCCCTCTGGTGAATGTTTTCAAGTGCACAACGCGCTGGGAAGAGAATAAGAGAGAATAAGAGCTGCCACTTACAGGTTTCACAAGAGGCCTCATCGCTTCCATCTTCACAGTCCTGCCTATTGTTGCAAGTAACATCACGGGGCAGGCAAACCCCATTCCCACAGCGCCATTCAGTATCTTCGCAACctggagaaaattaaatatgaagaaattatagaaaataaagaatGCTTCGATGAGACAATCTAATAAGATTTAGGAAGGCATTAGTGGAAAAGCCACGTTAGACATTAACGCCTATTCTTCTTATATGTATTACATATGATCAGGCTTCCAGAGCAAAGTGGGCAAGGCTTCAAACAAACTCCATTACCGATAAAATAATGACTGTACATAGCCGAGGAGTCAGTGACCGCACCATTAGCGGCGACGTGCCTACAACGCTAGCACGATTAACATAGCATTAAATAGGGTTTGTATTCCCTAAAGAGTGATTTAAGAGATGGGAATACTTACTGCATTGCTTCTCGTCGCTCCCGTCTCCGCAGTCGTTGACGCGATCACACACCCAGAGTTTCGGTTTGCACAAACCATTTCCACAGGCAAACTGGTCGCTTGCGCACTCTAAAGTAACAGAAATCCaattaaacaaaccaaatgaTGGGGTAGCAGGGAAAGGGGTACTTGAAAATTGCAGTAATTAGACAAACAAATATTCGTATCTACTTCCTATCAGGGTGCAGCTACAAGTGTAAAGCTGACCATGTATCTAGTTTACTTACTGTGTTATAACTACATGTTGTAACTAGTTGTGCACCACTGCCACAGAGTGATTTGCTCATAGTTTGTCGTTTTGCTAAGACATCAGAAGATATGATAACGTGCcatcttctcatctaactcaGGATAAGAAACCTGCCCCAGAATGGCAGCCTATTCCTTTGAagagatgagagggaaaagaagaTGTGACGAGAGGGTTGAGGGGGAAACTTACGGCACTTGACCTCGTCGCTCATATCGCCACAGTCGTTCCAGCCATCACACTTCAGTTCTTTGGCTATGCACAGGCCAGAGTTACAGGCAAACTCGTTGGGGCAAGCTGCTCGCATTACacagaagagagaggggggggaaaaaaagtgacagaaagacGGTGATGACAAATTGAGCAAGAGGGAGTGACAGTATGTTCACTTCATCCGTCATGTCGCCGGCGCTTCTCCCCGTTGATCAGAGCAATTATAAATCCATTTTGGTCAAACTGGGAGACGACATAAAGAGTGGAGCGTATTGAAAGTGGCACGCTCCTGACTGACAGCGTCAAATAAAATGGACCCAATAAACAAGCTCTCTGGCGATTAGTCTAGCTCTTGAGTTTCACTGCTGCAGTTTCTAAGCTTCTATCACCAAACAGCTCCATTTGACTGTCAGTCAGCCACCGTTGTAGCCTTTCAGACACCGCGGCTACTCCCCCTGTCTCGCTCTGAGACGGCAGCCTGTGTGTCGGTGTCACACAGTTAACGTTTAACGTGCTGCCAAGTGTCGTGTAAATTTGTTTGAGAGACAACATTTTACTCACGGTTTGAGGGATCATAGGCGCTGTACTCTGCACTGAAGCCTTTGTCGGTGTAGGACTCATCGGAGTGGAAGGTCACCTCTAGGACGTTGTTCTCACTGGTGAGGACCAAAGAGGACAATTCTCCGCAGTACCTGGGACACAAGACCTGCAGTTAGGGTGTCTTTGCTGACAACATGATTGCAGACAACAGGGAACAGACGACATTAAGAAAGTGTCCAATGGGGCAGGGAATGTGAGAAACCAGACGACTTGTAAACACACAGTTCAGATGGTTTATTTAGAGATAAAGGTGAAAGCGGGAGCACCGTAAACTGTGATGGATGTTTGGGCAGATGGTCCAGGGATTCATTTTATCATTACACTTTATTAACTGTTGTAGTGAGGTTTGGTCAAACTGAAGGTTTCTTCACATCAATCGGGTTTTGTAATCAAAAATGCATGAAGCATGAATATCCCCTTAACAAATACACTCACAACATATTGCCATTTGAATGAGTCTTACTTGGTGCTCATAAGTTCCACGTAGTCTTTGTGACACACGCGGATGTCCACCCCAGGCTCTTTCATGCGGAACATGGTGAACTTCACGCGCACCTTGTTCCCAGTGGGGACCTGAAGTACAGCAAAGAAGAATTTTGCCTTTTATCACAAGCACACACGTCCGTCCCATGTTAATGCCCCTTGCACACAAGCGGTACAGGCGGTGGCAGGCAAAACAGGCGGTGGGTCCGCATGTACGCACGTGCGCGCGCACCACGTGCACACCAACAAGCAAacccacacacaacacactgcagGTCAGCcagagagagctgcagcagcagcagcaacggcAGCCCTGACAGATGAAGATAGAAGAGGTACTGAACAGCTTGGCTCCTACAGTGCTGCCTCAGCACTTCTCTTGTGGCAGGCTaaggatggtggtggtggtggaggtggagggggag contains:
- the zmp:0000001114 gene encoding suppressor of tumorigenicity 14 protein homolog produces the protein MYSSPTYELNGYSNSTEPNVRRKRNDPSKRKTGIVIGVLLAVLILAAVAAILIWLFVFKTHEEDEATMAMQLKPSEQVFSGQMKLLNVPYDQKLEDTDSREFKELGRNLEAILGEYYKTDPLLTKYYNTSVITAFSEGVLAYYWSQFDIPVSDLEILPEFSEERVLDALENGNKASRTMTRSDIRIAEITASFTDPRMARTPGTNECFHKLEADENPRLFKSPGYPDGYPPKSRCQWQIRTSEENAITLNFKFFHIEDDCSDDFVSIFDSLSPDDSQAITEKCGQRPPSNPLMVASSSNIMLLNFITDSDVQRPGFEAEYKAIPLTEVKKCGGVLSGAKGVFTSPLHPIFYPPAVDCKWTIKVPTGNKVRVKFTMFRMKEPGVDIRVCHKDYVELMSTKYCGELSSLVLTSENNVLEVTFHSDESYTDKGFSAEYSAYDPSNPCPNEFACNSGLCIAKELKCDGWNDCGDMSDEVKCQCASDQFACGNGLCKPKLWVCDRVNDCGDGSDEKQCSCEDTEWRCGNGVCLPRDVTCNNRQDCEDGSDEASCETSPGICSDFSFKCWNKECVNKVNAECDRVDDCSDKSDESSCDCGTRPYKLNRIVGGQNAEVGEWPWQVSLHFLTYGHVCGASIISDRWLLSASHCFVTSDPQNHISSNWITYSGMQDQYKQEGVQRRNIKRIISHEDYNRMTFDYDIALLELEEPLEFTNTIQPICLPAPSHVFPAGMACWVTGWGALREGGQKAQVLQKASVKIINDTVCNVVTEGQVTSRMLCSGFLAGGVDACQGDSGGPLVCFEESGKWFQAGIVSWGEGCARRNKPGVYSRVTKLREWIKSKTNI